In a genomic window of Mustela nigripes isolate SB6536 chromosome 8, MUSNIG.SB6536, whole genome shotgun sequence:
- the RHOF gene encoding rho-related GTP-binding protein RhoF encodes MDAPGAPGPNAGPGRKELKIVIVGDGGCGKTSLLMVYSQGSFPEDYAPSVFEKYTASVTVGSKEVTLNLYDTAGQEDYDRLRPLSYQNTHLVLICYDVMNPTSYDNVLIKWFPEVTHFCRGIPMVLIGCKTDLRKDKEQLRKLRAAQQEPITYMQGQSACEQIRAALYLECSAKFRENVEDVFRAAAKVALNALKKAQRQKRPLCLLL; translated from the exons ATGGATGCCCCCGGGGCCCCGGGCCCGAATGCGGGCCCGGGCAGGAAGGAGCTGAAGATCGTGATCGTGGGTGACGGTGGCTGCGGCAAGACATCATTGCTTATGGTGTACAGCCAGGGCTCCTTCCCTGAG GACTACGCCCCATCCGTGTTCGAGAAGTACACGGCCAGCGTGACTGTGGGCAGCAAGGAGGTGACCCTGAACCTATACGATACCGCCG GGCAGGAAGATTATGACCGGCTTCGGCCCCTGTCCTATCAGAATACCCACCTCGTGCTCATCTGCTATGACGTCATGAACCCCACCAGCTATGACAATGTCCTCATCAAG TGGTTCCCTGAGGTGACACATTTCTGCCGTGGGATCCCCATGGTGCTCATTGGCTGCAAGACAGACCTGCGGAAAGACAAGGAGCAGCTTCGGAAGCTCCGGGCGGCCCAGCAGGAGCCCATCACCTACATGCAG GGCCAGAGCGCCTGCGAACAGATCCGAGCCGCCCTCTACCTGGAATGTTCTGCCAAGTTTCGGGAGAATGTGGAAGACGTCTTCCGAGCGGCGGCCAAGGTTGCCCTCAATGCGCTGAAGAAAGCACAGCGGCAGAAACGCCCGttgtgcctgctgctctga